Within the Girardinichthys multiradiatus isolate DD_20200921_A chromosome 12, DD_fGirMul_XY1, whole genome shotgun sequence genome, the region CCAGAGTACgtctgtctcccaccacctgcactTGCTCGAGGGGGCATTCTAGGACACTGCTGGCCTTCATGATGAGCTTATCTATCAGATTCCTGAAAGTTGTAAATAAGCTGTTTCTCCAACAAACTACACCACAGAAGATGGCTgaggccaccacagagtcaaaaAGGTCCTTAGCAGATGCTGAGCTGGCTCTTCCTGTAAAGACCATCAGTGTTGTGACCCTAATCCATTTTTTTTTGATCAGGTGAACACCCACGTACGTGAAGGAGTCCGCTATCTCATTATCTCTTCAAATATTTGGTTAAAGAAACAACACACTCCTGTAGCTGTCAACAAGCTTGTAGAATCATTTTGTCAGGaattttgaccattcttcttgGGAGAATAAGTGGATTGAATTTTATATGGATGGTGTCCAGGATTTGACAAATTTGCAACATGGTTGTGGTCAGGACGTTAAAGAAGATAAATGTTAACCTGCTTCTATTTAGCTGGTAGGCTGATGTAAAGTTGAAGAGTTTGGAGGTAGTCTAACTTCTTGATTCGTTCATCCCCTTAGTGAAATATGCCATTACCACTGGCTGCAAAAAAGATCCTCAGTATGATGCTTCCACTACCATGCATGACAGTTTGTAAAGGGACATTAGGAGTGAAAGCCTCGTCTCGACCTCTCCCAACATTGTTTCTGTCATTGTTTGGAAATTTTCTCCAGAAGAGACTTGGCTTTTCATGAAGACAGCTAGTTGTTGGAACAGCAGCTTACTTCTTGAACATTAACATCCTTACAGTACTTGGTGATGTTTCGCAGTGGACAGGTGTTCAAGCAGACTCAAATTATTGCTCGTCTTGAGCCCCGCTGGTTCCTGGATTGTTTCTGAACATACTAACCCGTTTTCCTTCTTTTGAGGGGAACACAATTTGGTGTtctaacaagacaatgatctcaATCACACATCAAAACAAATTGTAGAATGTCCCTTCAAATTAAATCCTTTTAGAAAGTTGTGGATGACACTTAAAAGCCTAGGTCAGGCTgagccagaaaagaaaacaataaaatggaCTCTAATTCAGCGCATCATGGTGTTACAATATCCAGCGAAAATGATGCTGGAAGATTGTTGGTTATAAAAAAGTTAAACGTGCAAGGGAAATTGtatccaaatattagtggggcTATCTGAAAATATTTCACAATCCTTTTTATGTTTCAGAAACTGCCCAATGCAAACAACCATTCTCACCTTCAGCAACCTTCATTAAAAGCTCTGGCTGAATGTCTGCATCTGTTTGACCCTGTATTTGGTTTAACCATGTGTAgggcagagaaaataaacacttAATGCAAGTGGAAGTTGCGTGTTGTTGCATTTCACCCCGAAAAATACGGATCAAAACAATCTATTAAAGTCAACAACCGCTGCGTGTAACCTTCTGACCGGAACAGTAAACATGCAACATCAACTTTAAGACATTGCGTGCTTCCCTGCCAACCTGTGAGGAACCTGAAGGCAGGCTCGGCCTCTGTGCCCAGGATTTTGATCTTGCTGAAGAAGGGGAACGTCACGCCGTAGGTGGACTTGGCGAAGGCCTCGATGTCGCGGCTCGATCCGGGTTCCGTGTCCCCGAACTGGCCGCAGGGGAAGGCCAGGACGTTGAAGTGAGAGGTGCCCAGCTCCCGGTGCAGCTCCTGCAGAGATCTGTAGCTCGCCTCTGTGTGCTGGCAGTGATTCGCCACGTTTACAACTAGCGATGCCTGAACAGGAGGAAAACCAATGTgcaattataataaaacaaaacacagaatgtAATGTTAGGAAAGAAGGAATTAACGAAACGTTCTTTATACTTTCTAATGAACCAGGTTTGCAGAAATGTATTGTAAAGCCTGAGACGCCTGGTGATGATGTGGACGTACCTTTCCTCTATACTTCTCCAGGGAAACCATCCTCCCTTTAGCGTCTTTCACCTCAAACGAATAAaagtcattttgttttctgggcTTCACCAGCTGCGTCTGCAGAAGGAACAAACACCCCACACCGACAGTCATACTCACCAGGACCCTTAACCTTTTTATCCTGGCGTTGGAGGACTTGGTGGGATAACCTCCAAGAGCCTCCATCTTGGAGGGGAGAGTTAGGAATCCTGCAGAAAAGTCTGGGCGGATCCGAGAAGGAAAGTAATCGGAAGTTAACCGGGAAAAACCCACACATATGAAACAGGAAACTCATTACCTTCAAAAGAAACAACAGTTTTTAAACGTTGCGTGGAGGTAAAAACTAGTGGTTCTAAAACTTGTTATACTAACCACCATAATGccagatattttaaaacaataacagcCTACAACAGGACTTAGACTTCACTttgatctatttttttttcatgcagacAGGTGGGAAATGCTACGTTTTAGGTTCCAAGTAGCAAAATACCCTTGGAAATACCAGTGGTAAAATCAATGGTTCATCACAAAATCAGACCCCAGAATCTTGATGCAACTGTCAAATGCTTAAACTTAATAATTGTTATGTAACGCTTCCTCAAGGTTTCCTTAAGGTTATACTATGAAAAGTGCAGCAAACCTTCAGGGAACATTCCTTGAAGATTTCCTAAAGTTCAAACATTCAGGTGACCTTCATGTATCATTTCCCTAAGGCTCTCTCAACATTACGCTGCAAAGGTTGTAGCAAACCGTAAGGAAGCCTGTAGGTAATGTTCCCCAAAGAGTCCCTAAAGATCATTAGAGTAACAGCTAACCTTACATTAAGCTTGCACTGCTAACTTTTCAACTGTTTCTTCAGGGAACCTTGGCACAATTTAGCGTTAACATTTCAACGGACCATCAGGAAATCCTAGGAAAGACCCCCTAAAGGGTCCCTGAATGTTGTACCAGTGGTACCTAATCCAATTCTAATTAAACTTGCATTGTGAACgtttttctgtaaatgttcGTTGTACAGTTTCAGCTAACCTCCAATAAATGTTTACGTGGCGTTCCCTAAAGAGTTCCTGACAGTAACAGTTACAGCTAACCTTAGCCTCTTGTACACATTTCAAATAAACTTCAGTGAACTGTGgaacaattttattaaaatgttcccTGAAAAGTTGCAGCTGGCTTTCAGGGAACATCAGATAGCGGTTACCCGAAGCTCACAAACATTCACGCAACTTTTATGTAATGTTCCCTGAAGGTTACTTACTGAAACTACCACCTCGCCTTCAGGAAACCTTTGCGGAGAATTACTTAAACATTCTCTGATAGTTATGATGTGAACCTAAACTAACCCCAAGAAGCAGTTAGATAATGTCCCCTAAAGAGTTACATGATGGTTGCATTGCCAAAGCTGCAATTCCTGAGAAAGCTGCCTCTAGATTTTCTGAACGggtcattttaaaaatacaaaggggtacaaaatgaaatttaccaccaaccttctgagaaagtttacaaaacaacaaataaaatgtaaacttttacATTTATCCGTGAGAGTTTCAGTACAAtatattagatttattttattggtatgatgtaatattctaatcttaaatgttgtgtttgtaTGAGCTGTAAGCAAGAAATCATGACCActaaaataaaagcttaaaaacatcagtctgtgtgtaattaatctatttaatgtttcacttggactttattgaatttattgaatatgactacattttgtcacaacagAGAATTGCCCA harbors:
- the gpx8 gene encoding probable glutathione peroxidase 8 isoform X1, yielding MEALGGYPTKSSNARIKRLRVLVSMTVGVGCLFLLQTQLVKPRKQNDFYSFEVKDAKGRMVSLEKYRGKASLVVNVANHCQHTEASYRSLQELHRELGTSHFNVLAFPCGQFGDTEPGSSRDIEAFAKSTYGVTFPFFSKIKILGTEAEPAFRFLTDSVQKIPKWNFWKFLVNQEGKVVRFWRTDESMESVRKEVTSLVREIIIRKRGEL
- the gpx8 gene encoding probable glutathione peroxidase 8 isoform X2, which produces MEALGGYPTKSSNARIKRLRVLVKDAKGRMVSLEKYRGKASLVVNVANHCQHTEASYRSLQELHRELGTSHFNVLAFPCGQFGDTEPGSSRDIEAFAKSTYGVTFPFFSKIKILGTEAEPAFRFLTDSVQKIPKWNFWKFLVNQEGKVVRFWRTDESMESVRKEVTSLVREIIIRKRGEL